In the genome of Pelmatolapia mariae isolate MD_Pm_ZW linkage group LG4, Pm_UMD_F_2, whole genome shotgun sequence, the window TGCAAtaaggttttatttattatgcTGCATGACTGTGTTCTACCTTGTTGAGTCTGCGCTTCCACAGACCCCGCTAGTTTAGACacttattcctcatgaagaacgaaaacaagacagaacatcttcaacTGGTCTTTAACTCGCTAACGAGGGAGAGCTTGGTCAGAACCAGGCTGTGGAGCTAAACGCTCCTCACCCGTCTCCAGACCaactccttcaaagagcagccctcctcgcagctatttattgacaaactgttacaatacacaacacaagcacctcccaccgTAAAACCCCCCAGTGGTTCTAAAAGACAAggcactgtgtgtatgtgtgtacacgTGTATGCATGTCTATGCATGTGcaagaacgtgtgtgtgtgtgtgtgtgtgttctcctgctcaccaaaaggatcataaaagcaggaagcttacaacacaacaaacagatctttcagatagcATGTATGtacaataaaacctcccccagcaccAGAGTGGCTgcagaggtggtcagagacaaaggaatgtctttgatcacacagtttgaaacaatgtagagatggtaagcataaaaatgacaacatttaacaattcatacctccttttttattttattcttttgtcattttatttaaacttcTCTTCTTGACCCTGCAGGGACTGCACTTAATTTTGTTGTACTTgttacaaagaaaataaagataTTCTGATTACTTTAAAGTTTTTACTTACCGATCATTCTCAcacatttatttacttatttaactGTAAACTTTAGGTGATGATTTTATAGGTGATGATACGTCTGGGATGGATGAGTGTAGGGAGGGTTTGcatattgtttgtgtgtgttatcatATTTGTTGCGCCTGGAGAAACGTCTCTTCATTTTGCTTGCACTACAACTGTATGCACAACAAATTGACAAAAAAGCTTGATTTgatctctaagggagagcccAGCTCTCACTTCACCACAACAATTCAGTACAGgatccgcatcactgcagacaCCACCCAAATTCATCTGccaacaatgttccctctaaagtttcatgtgtctgagcgaacacacaaactccctgagcgatcccttggaccactgtgagcaacagcagacgtgtgcactgtggtcacgccagcatccatccaagttacatggtttattaaagtaatcaaattacagcatttacatttatgttagactacttttaattaactgctttagcccacttacaatgaaaattaaaaaaaaatcttgttcatgacctgtgtagtatgttaacactattggaagtaaaaataacttgaactccaattttgaaaagaaaactttctttttttataaagctgacttgtattatgagtctgtggtctgggagagagtcctgtaactctgtctgcaaaatacaggatataatgaccaatgttgggcaattaattatatagttcttcaaaaaagtaactgagttatgcaaacaaagttttttgcagctgtttacctaaaaatacagccaaggcgttttttaaataaacatttcaaactatttacagaacaatcagctgttctgcatcaaatttgatgccacacaaattatttgtgccactccaaaaaataatttgtgtccactatgagataaaggagaacaacagcctgatacctgcaggctgacaacaggagatgtatcactgctgtaacacctgtaacgttcagcagtcgcctcattgttctgacacacacaacaaaactattgactacactacacactaactacacactaaccggtcgcagcagatggccccgcccctccctgagtctggttctgccggaggtttcttcctgttaaaagggagtttttccttcccactgtctccaaagtgcttgctcatagggggtcatatgattgttgggtttttctctgtacctatgaagcgccttgaggcgacttttgttgtgatttggcgctatataaataaaattgaattgaattgaattaactacacaagatttgcgctaaacgtcgcaaatctctcacatctcaaacaccgccgtcactcctaaaacttccccctcccaaaacaactaaatgccatgttgtcatatcattttttgattggtccacatggtacatttttcagccaataggaaagggtgtgggtttcttggttttgtttttgctcacaggctttcgagcgttttccttataaaacaccgtttttaccgtttcttcccgcagtaaatataaacaacgatagtattcaggaaggaaaccaaacattgcagatattttatcataactctggttttacgtggctgatcaacacaatttaaaaactggtataaagtccacacttttcccgtcagttgttccgtctgtcctgctcacatctccaatggttgtacacgttgtcattaacgtggcttcactccacatcagccacgccgctttgctagctaaaacaccggtgtcggcacataaggacgctgtcatagcctgtcaaccacgttgattagctgcgtatatacgaatgtgaatcgcatcattggctggactatgggataaggtggcatcgttctaatcccatacaggagcagccagttacttactgactaacactgcagaacagaattattaaagttttaattttaatttcaattcaggttagattttttttgtgcggagtttgtgtgtttgctcagacacatgaaacattagagggaacattgccccTGAGATATTTGTACTCCACTTGGGCAGTAACTTGTTCCTCACCCAGAGtgagcactccacccttttaCAGCTGTGAAACTATGGACTTGGAGGTACTAATTCCCATTCCTGCTGCCTCACACTCAGCCGGACACTTCTCCAGTGCAGGGAGGAGGTCACCACCTGATGAAGCTAACacaaccacatcatctgcaaaaacatgaaaggggaaaaaacaaaatgaaatccTGAGGCCACCAAAGTGGAGACCCTCCACCACTCGGCTACACCCAGATATTCTATCCATAAAAACTATGAACAGaattggtgacaaagggcaggCCTGGAGGAGCCCAACACGTACCAGTAATGAGTTTGACTTACTGCTGGGGACACGAACCAAGTCTCGCTACAGTTGTGTAGGGACTAAATGGCCTGTGTGTGGCCAGATACCCCATATACTGAAGCAACCCCCACAGTATAcgccaagtccacaaaacacatgtagactggttggatCCCTTCAATACCCTGGgaaggataaagagctggtccagagTTCCATGACCAGGACAAAAACCACGTTGTTCCTCCTGAACCTGAGATTCAGCTTTGAGCTCTCCTCTCCAGTATCCTGGCACACACTCTCCCAGGAAGTGCCGAGAAGTTTGATCCCTCTTTAGATAGAGCACACCCTCTGGTCCCCCCTGCACCACCCCAGACCTCCCCGCAACGTTGCACAGACATGTCAGCCAGGGCAGCCCTACAAcctccagagccttcaggaactcagggcGAATCTCATCCACCGCACGGGCCCTGCTACTGTACGGTTGTTTAAGCACATCAGTGACTTTAAGTTGTCCCTCTTCCCCAGACTCCACTTCCCTGATAGAAGGTGTGACTGTGGTATTGAGGAGACCCTCAAAGTCGTCCTTCCACTGCCTGACTATATCCTCAGTCTAGGTCAGCAGGATCTCACCACCGCTGCAGACCGTGTGTGTGGAATACCTCTGCCTCCTCCTGAGTCATCGGATAGTTGACTCAAGGCTTTTTTTATTACCCACCAAACTCCTTCCACTCCCGGGTTTTGTTTCCTCTGGACTCCCACAGGCTAAAATTTGATCATCTTCCTCCTTcttttaatcacattttatatttgattttattctttAAAGGTAAACTACTTTTATTTCCAGTTTGGCATCAAACTTGTTCAATACTCATTGTACAAACTGGATAATGGAACAGGCTCATGCTCTGGGCCCCTCACGTGTAAAGCACATCTTCATGtaaatgacaataaaatgttttcacatgGTTTAGACAACATCAGCTGTTAGAGAGCAAACTCACACCTGTCAACACACATTTGAATTCATTTAAGTAGGACAGTGAAAATCAGAAATACcattaaaagacatgtttgtaACTCTAGAACTAAATGAATTATACTTCATACACAGACCAGCACCtgcacattttttctttaatttaagactaaattaattaaaaaaaattaaaaatgaatagtCTGACATCCTAGGTGATAAATAGACTGGACAGGTCCTTATGTAGGACTTTCTACTCTGTTCAAACACTTAAACGACTTTTTACTACAAGCCTCTTTAAACTCATattcactgtttgtttttctgctccaTCTCCTGAGCCTGTGCTGTTCACTCATTGACAGAGCTGTGTATTAAAACAGCTGCTggatacaaacacacaaactttaTCAGTCAGTTGACAAAGGAAGATGACAGTAGTATCATAACAGGGTCGTGTCCACAGACCTGGAGACACGAGCAGAGTTTTTGGATGTGTTTAATAAATGTGTCCAATCTATTCACAGAGCACACGATGGCCACACCCATGGAGGATGTTGGCAAACAGGTGAGTTTATTCAACGCGGCCTGGGTTCGAGTCTGACCCGCAGCCCTGTGCTGCATGTCTGCCCCTCTCTCTGTTTTCCTGTCAGTCTCCACTGCATCTATCTGATAAAGCCAGAAAATAAATTGGAGTAGACTGACTTTTTGAAAATTGTCTACATCCACTAGTATTTCTCTTATATTAATGGAAGTGTATATTCCTGAAGTATACCATGAAATTCTTTGCATAATCAGTTGGAATCAGCTCATCTTCTTTGCTCACGTCAGGTGTGGCGTGGGGCATTATTCATGGTGGACTTCATCCTCTCTAACCCAGTCATGTTCAGAGGAGCTACAGTCCTAGAACTAGGAGCAGGGACAGGCTTAACCAGCATCATCACAGCAACCATAGCTAAAACAGTCTACTGCACAGGTACGATACCTTGAAGCACGTACTCTTCTGTTGTTAAActtaaacactgcaaacaacaTTTACAAAGTAACAGCAACATATCAGATGCTGAGTGCCCGCACTGTGGgctttgttttttatccagtgaaagaaaaataaagattgCAAACAAGGAGATGGGGGTTAGTGAAAACCACTGTTAGCTGCTGTGGGCAGTGCAAACTTACCTAACAGTTCGTTCTTATTTCACACTCTTTCCAGGACTTAGATCGAATAACAAATATTTGACTGtttgtttagggtttttttttccattttacagATGTGGGAGAAGACCTTCTACAGATGTGTAAAAGAAATGTAGCATTAAATAAACACATGCTGAAGTCTGCAGGTGAGAAAACTGTCAAATCAGCTACTCACGGGTTCCCTCAATGTacagaccacacacacaaacacagacatactGCTGGAGACCATGCAGCCAGTTTGGGCTCAGTATCTGTCCCAAGGACACTTTGCTGTagctcctgagccacagccatgCCTTTTGGCTTTGGAATATATTTACGTAGCTTaaaatatatgtgtatatatatatgtatatatatatatacacatatatatatatatatatatatatatatatatatatatatagttattAAAATTTCCAACCTTTCACTCTCTAAATCAcatgaaaaactgcaaagatTCATCAAACTTAGTGCAATCTTTTCTCTCCGTCAGATCACGAGGTGAAAGTAAGACAGCTGGACTGGCTTCAGGATGACCTTTGCACAGGTAACACAGATATGTCATTTTATAAACCAACACGCTGTGCAAAGATAGTCTGGACACATTCGGACAATGACAGCACTTTAGAAAATGTTGCTTGGATACGCAGAGATGGATTGAGGAAAAACGGTGATTGTCTTTAGGGCTGTCTCCTCCCTTTCTTCCATCCTCTAAAGCAGAGTTTCAGTAGAGACATTTATATTCAATGTTTTGTTCACTGTTACTAAGACCTGCATCTGACCAACCAATGCCTGTGCAAGCTTACCTCAGGGCCACATCTCAGAGAGGTCAGAAACCTTTGCTACCTTTACTGTGAAACTTCTTTCTAAGAAatgttctttattctttattacaAGTTTACTGTGACTGTAAGATTAGATAATGAAAAAAGACCAATCACAGTTGTGTTTTATGCTTTTTGAGTCCTACTTGCATTATACAAAAAAAGTATACAAGCATTAAATTAGTATAGAATGAATGTTATTGTCAGAGTAAAAGTATTTTTCTGAAGGTCTCTTTGAGTAAAGAAGGGAAATATCTCAGGTGTTGGAGGACTGGCTGTCCAGAGGAAGCAGAGAGTCTGTGGCTTGACTCTGTGTTTGTAATGACAGTCACTGGGTCTGCTTGTGTTGCCTTGGGCTGGAACATGCCCAGCTTATACTCAAAGCCACCAGCTTCTAGGATTTTGGCAGATTGCGGTGAGTTGTGGAAGCCGGATCACATGCTGGCACCAGCTGGAACAGGCTGTAGCAGCTCCACTGCCCCAAGCAGGcgataaaagaaaagaacagctgTGGCTTCACTGTGGTCAGGCTGCTGTGGATCAATTCGCTTCAAAAGAAAGCGTGCAGTGTCCACTTTTCTTCATGATCAAAGTGACATTCATGCACTTGGAGCAGACCAGATGGAAAGAGAACATCCTCGCACTGTGCAGAGAGAAGTTGTGTGAAATCAACCTGTTGGTGGTAGATACCACCATCACTGGGGGTGAAGCCACTGACTAGGTTAAACAACTGTACAGTGGCAGGGCCCCTGGGACATACTGCCCCAAGTGCAGTTCAAGTATCTCAGAGGTCTTTTTCACAAGTGAGGGGAGCAAGAGAATAACAAAGGAACTGAGGTGGCGTCTGATGCGATGCTGTACTGATCTGCTGTGGCACAGACAGAGCTGAGCATAAAAGCGAAGCTGTCAGTTTATCAGTCAGTCTACATTTCTACCCTCACCTATGATCACAGATACAAGCGTCGGAAATGAGTTTCCTTCAAAGAGTGGCTGagctctcccttagagatgggATGAGGAGCTTGATTCTTTAAGAGGAACTCGGATTAGAGCCTCTGCTCGTCCACtatgaaaggagccagttgaggtggtttgggcatctgactaggatgcctccTTGGTGAGGTAATCTTGGCGTGTCCTACATGGGAGAGACCCGGGACTCAGGACTCTGGACTTGCAGGAGAGATACATCTCGTGGCTGGCTGGGAAAAATCTTGATTCCCACCTCAATGAGCTGGAGGTGGTGGATGGAGTGAGGGAACACTGGGCTTCTCTGCGCAGAAAGCTGCCCGCTTGACCGCAAAATGGCTGGATGGATGTAACAGACCTCAGTCTCCAGTTTGGATGTATGAGTTGATTGGTTAACCACCAGTACACCAAACTAGAAACCAGTATGATAATTACTTTCTTTTGTCTGATCTTTGCAGATGCTGCTGTGGAGTTTAGTTGGACGAAGGAGGAGGTAGCAGATCTGAATAACACTAGCATCATAATTGCTGCTGATGGTAAGTCTTAAGGATGACATCTCTAAAAGATCAGAGCTCTTTTTCACCATGTATGCTCTGCTGAAAGAGTTATTGAAAAAGATGGGAAGGTTCTAGACAAGACACTGTGGGCAGATATTTAAGATGATGTGCCTCACAGCAAGGTTTAAGCACCAGTTCATTGTCAGAAACTCTACCATGCAAAGCCCAGAGTAGCACACAGTGTGAACTACTGAGATACTGTATCTGGCAAAGGAGGCTCCAGACTGCTGAGCAACTGAAGCAACTCGTGAAGTGATTTGTAAAAAGCAGTTATTTACTGAGACAGTTTTAAGTTCAGACTTTAGAGTCATTTATGGAACCGTAAAATGCAGGCTCAGCaataattagattttttaatGTGTCACCAGTTTgttatgatgatgatctgaCGGATGGCCTATTCCGAACACTGTACCGACTCTGCAGCAGCTTTGCACACACCTGCACTGTCTTCATCTCCATTGAGAAAAGGTATGGTGAAAACATATATAAGTATACCTGAGCATATTTGGCCTTATACACAGTGGAATGATCATGTTTCTTAAGCTGATAAAAATAGTGGATCAGCCAGCTCACATAAGAATGAGAAAATGTACAGCATTAATATTTCTCCCAAAGGTTCTGCAAACAAACTTTAAACTTGACTCAGCATGAAACATACAGAGCATTAACTTCCACCCAAATACGACGATAAATTcaattgatttttatttatgtagtgctAGTTCACCACCgtagtcacctcaaggtgttttatattgttaagtCAAGACTCTGTAATAGGAATCCCAACAATCAGGTGACCTGTTATCAAcgagcacttggtgacagtatgaaggaaaaactcccaggAAGAAATGTTAGGTAGAGGCTGGCACAACAGGTTGGGTGTGAGGGtaaagaaaagcagaacaactgagacaaaacacaaacaatgtGAGAAGACAAACGGTAATGATATGCAGTAGTGGGAagtgaaaagaggtggaaaaaaactttttgtgcattttgggAAACCCCGAGGAGCGAACCGTCACtaaaggaggattcagggtcacctggtccagccctaactatatgctttagcaaaaaggaaagtttgaagcctaatcttaaaagtagagatagtgtctgtctcctgaatccaaactggaagctggttccacagaagaggggcctgaaaactgaaggctctgcctcccattctacttttatgGGAGGCTAAGAAAGTGTAGCAACCACAATAAAGCTGCATCAACACATGAAGCAGTTCTCAGCGTCAATGACGTTGAGGTAACTTTGAGGTAAGAAATTGAAACAGCATCAGTAAGTGTGCTCGATGCTGCTGGTTGAGCAAGGACAGAGTAGAAAATACATTATTGGATTACCTCGTTCACCGGAGTCTGGGACGTGTCTCAGCTCTAAACCGATGCCTGATGAGCTGGACTGCTGTGTAAGGCTGCACTCTGAGAGCTGTGTTGGCAAAACAAAGGTTTTAAAACTCCTCTTAAATTCATATATTATGTTCAAATAATCTCACTACCTCTACCAAAAATGTTCTGTAATAAACTTGAGAACTTATTTAGCCGCTTCATGTCACATGATAGGACTCCACCTTTGGCTAGTACACTTGCATTACAAGAGAGGGAGGCCGCAAGTTCTCAGCCTCAAAGGGTACTGTGTGGATCTGTCAGTGATCTACAGTTATATCTGTAGTGTTCAGATGTTAAGACACTGAAGAAATATACAAGGAATAATTTTCTTAGAATTTAAAACTGTCTGCGATAATAAACAGTTCATACCAGGCACAAAAGGTTGAGAAGTTAAGCTATGGGAAAACTGTGTGCTTTCAGGAAACCTACCTCTACatctaaatgattcagagaaCGCTTGGGAGAAAGTGCTGCTGTCAGGTGAGACCAAAATCGAGTTGTTTGGCAACAGCCTGACCTGCTGTGTTAgaggaagagaaatgctgagCCAGAAAACAAAATCCCCTCAGTCCAGCACGGAGGTGGACACATTATGCTTTGAAGCTGTTTATCTGCTAGGTACATTATTTCAGGACAAATTTTCTGCAGAAACGCAATGTTTAGTCTGTATAGATGTTACATGACAAGTCTGGACCTGGAAAAGTTGGGATTTTGTGTCGCTGTTTTTTGCGCTCAGTGTGTAATGGCTTTAAGGGTTAGCCTAACCCTAAGCTCTACGTTCCAAGGTGCTTCTTACTGCAAGCCTCATTcctccattcacacacagctaCGAGTGCTTTTTTCTGCACCTAAGTTCTATACCTAAGCTAGCCTTCACAATCTCACACTATCTTGAATGTTGACAAGGATGCTTTGACACCCAGGTTGCAGGAGCAAGGCCTCAAACCACCAGAGTTTCTCATTAGTACATATGATCCGCTCTGTCTGAGCCATAGCCGCCCCTACTTCTACCTTTTGGTTCCATGCTCAGTAAGTGACTATGTTTCTATCTGGATATCCTTCAAGGATGAACTTCACCCTGCAGCACATGGATGTTTCCTGTGAAGCCTATGATCATTTCATCCACTGTATGAACCAACTTCAGGACCTGGAGAACGGACGGTGTAGTTTCAGAGTCGATCGGCTCCCTTCTAACTTTGATCAGTTTATTTTATATGAACGTGTAGAACAACTGGTGAGTAAAACATTAGCCAACACAATTTGACCATAACTACAGTTTTATACACTACACTGCCAGAAGTATTCACTTACCCATCCAAGTCATTGAAtccaggtgttccaatcacttccatggccacaggtgtattaaatcaagcacctagacatgcagactgcttctacaagcATTTGTGAAAGAATAGATCACTCTCAGGAGCTCGGTGAACTCCAGTGTGGTAGGatgtgcaacaagtccagtcaAGAAATTTCCGCACTAGCAACTATTAATGAGTCAACTGTTAATGCTGGCATGTTATCTGAAAAGACAAATCATGCTTCTCCCTCTGGCAATCCGATGGATGAGTCTAGGTTTGGTGGTTTCCAAGACAAGACGTTTGGTGACGGGGGATttatggtgtggggttgtttttcaggagttaaATGAACTcgttttggacaatttcattcTCCCAGCTTTGTGGGAATAGTTTGGGGATGGCCCTTCCTGTTTGAACATGACTGCACATGAGTGGATagagcaaggtccataaagacattaatgagcgagtttggtgtggaagaactggGCTGggctgcacagagtcctgacctcaatccAATAGatcacctttgggatgaattagagcggAGACTGCAAGCCAGGCCTCCTCACCCAAattcagtgtctgacctcagaGATGTGGTTCTGGAAGGATTTAAACTAATTAGGAATGGGACGTCACTaagttcatatgtgtgtgaattCAGAGAagcaaatacttttggcagTATAGTCTATATTAGCTATATTTTAACCTTATTGAATCCCTATTTTTGATCAAAAACCTCAAATGACACTGTTTGCAGTAACTTactgtaaatgtatttaaatgcaCCTCAGAGTTGCTTTTGTTattgtagcacaaagtgctacTCCAGTGTTAATCTTTTGGAGACACTGTTGCGAGTGTCTGATTGATTGATACCACTGTTTGCAGTATGATATGCTAACATGCCGCTTACAGCAAGACAGTGTCTGTATTTAAACTGCTTGATAAAAGACAATTTTCCTGTTATGTTCGAGTTACGGTACCAAAAGTATTTTTCACCATTTGGAATTCTCAAAAAGCaatttttaaccatttaaaaataaatatacaataactttttttgcaaatataacatgcaaacagtgaaaaggtctcatttttttctaaaatcaCTTGAAGTTCTGTGATCCAATACGGTTAAGTGGGTTTGTGATAAAGGATGACTTTCATCAAGTGCAGTAAGttgtttatttgtatgttatatatatttttgcaggAGCTGTGGAAGGTGACTGCGACTCCTCTTCCTTTTAAGCAAGCCAGATCTGATCCGGAAGCATTTTAATGTTGATCTTGTACCAGCACCAAACCAAAGTGAAGAGAAACTTTCACCCAAAATTTGACCTAAAATATGTTTCAAGTTTACAGGTGATGTTtaattacatatatttattaaaaaaataaaatgtagtaATCAAGATAAATattgaaaattgcaaaacaataaaagtaaaaaatattacTTTGTTTAAATTTTGCATTTCCTTGTGTAACTTTTTATCCTTTTCATCCTCATGTCAGTGGTTGTCAGTGTCTGGTTGGAGGAGCTTGGGAACTGGAAGGAAGTGCTAACTGAGAAGTGGTGGGTCAGTTTTAGAGCCGATTCGATAGTCTTTGACCAAGAGACCAAACAGCAATGTTCAGTCATAGATCTTTAAAAGTCACCTTTAAAATGCTGCTTTTGGTctctggttagggttaggttatGGATATTGTATATGGGGTTTTTGTGCTGATTAGCAAAAACTGGCAATCTTTTCTAGTAGGATTCATAAACTTTACGAATgcaacaaacaggcacacataAGTGCTATTTAGTCCTAGGTGAAAcactagaatttcactcacgaaaactgaagcacaaatgTCTTAAATGAGTCGTAACACTCTGCACGCATTGGTGTCTGTTTGAGAATGCCTTTAAAAATTCTCTAAGAAGCACCATCAGCACAAACATGGTGGAGTTGTTTCAGTTCTCGAGATGACATTGTGAGTTCTG includes:
- the mettl22 gene encoding methyltransferase-like protein 22 isoform X1 — translated: MEEISFHHDTVLSDVHMLRPGGRHLMTHLNNVGQPVFMSRFVILAERCDSHEPGSETSQTVKQAAEEPDREDRKVESLLDFDGDLDIIHRPRPNLTEGSSRDWTRPVVLKQSNDVIEEEEEADCLKDVIRIEHTMATPMEDVGKQVWRGALFMVDFILSNPVMFRGATVLELGAGTGLTSIITATIAKTVYCTDVGEDLLQMCKRNVALNKHMLKSADHEVKVRQLDWLQDDLCTDAAVEFSWTKEEVADLNNTSIIIAADVCYDDDLTDGLFRTLYRLCSSFAHTCTVFISIEKRMNFTLQHMDVSCEAYDHFIHCMNQLQDLENGRCSFRVDRLPSNFDQFILYERVEQLELWKVTATPLPFKQARSDPEAF
- the mettl22 gene encoding methyltransferase-like protein 22 isoform X2 — translated: MEEISFHHDTVLSDVHMLRPGGRHLMTHLNNVGQPVFMSRFVILAERCDSHEPGSETSQTVKQAAEEPDREDRKVESLLDFDGDLDIIHRPRPNLTEGSSRDWTRPVVLKQSNDVIEEEEEADCLKDVIRIEHTMATPMEDVGKQVWRGALFMVDFILSNPVMFRGATVLELGAGTGLTSIITATIAKTVYCTDVGEDLLQMCKRNVALNKHMLKSADHEVKVRQLDWLQDDLCTDAAVEFSWTKEEVADLNNTSIIIAADVCYDDDLTDGLFRTLYRLCSSFAHTCTVFISIEKRSCGR